The following proteins come from a genomic window of Leptospira dzoumogneensis:
- a CDS encoding HNH endonuclease, which translates to MYNMRVIRGRLYMVLYYANSIEEDRKKVGSDSLRSMSMHSEFLTESYNEYYALKTHHRNFILRIRETYSYMEKEYNQKTFPPALRDHIFQRDNYTCQRCGISREQTIARGYRLEVTHKIHPKEGGSTSFANGETICSECRIGKQQAEKQKIGSRKRRRLSKV; encoded by the coding sequence ATGTACAATATGCGAGTGATAAGGGGAAGGTTGTATATGGTTCTTTATTATGCAAATAGCATTGAAGAAGACAGAAAGAAGGTTGGTTCTGATTCTTTACGGAGTATGAGTATGCATAGTGAATTTCTAACAGAATCGTATAATGAATATTATGCATTAAAAACTCATCATAGGAATTTTATATTACGTATACGGGAGACATATTCGTATATGGAAAAAGAATATAATCAAAAGACTTTTCCACCGGCTTTAAGAGATCATATCTTTCAGCGTGATAATTACACGTGCCAAAGATGCGGTATATCCAGGGAGCAGACGATTGCAAGGGGATATCGATTAGAAGTTACTCACAAAATACATCCGAAAGAAGGAGGATCGACTTCGTTTGCAAATGGAGAAACCATATGTTCTGAATGTAGGATAGGCAAGCAGCAGGCAGAAAAACAAAAGATCGGTTCGCGTAAAAGGCGTAGGCTTTCTAAAGTCTAA
- a CDS encoding Y-family DNA polymerase, which translates to MEYIDSNRNRIFALVDVNNFYVSCERLFRPDLKRKAVIVMSNNDGCAVSRSEEAKALGIKMGMPVFHAKEILGDKELITLSSNYTVYGDISSRFQEVLETLCSDVEAYSIDECFLELTHMAKAKKDLRSFAKEIKMRVEQWLGLPVCVGIGSTKTLAKVANYLAKEDKSKQGIYLIGEDKEAVLSNVPVNEIWGIGPAYQSLLGTIGVRNAWEFSQLRKNWIRKNMTVVGLRTAYELNGYACYEIDDMPQTKKEIVVARAFGERIDNLNSLIEATCTYLTRAVEKLWKEQRFARTLTIYIRTDPFKKDERQYSQSVRIQIPVATRDLFELQNYCIQALKQIYRSDFLYKKSGVMLSDLVTEDQLQKDLFYGDSDDRVTETVVGINNQYYTGKVRTAITGFGKKSWRMRRETISPFVTSNWKDIPVVQANC; encoded by the coding sequence TTGGAATACATCGATTCTAACAGGAATCGAATATTTGCTCTCGTTGATGTTAATAACTTCTACGTTTCTTGTGAACGCCTTTTCCGACCTGATCTAAAAAGAAAAGCAGTCATCGTCATGTCCAATAACGATGGGTGTGCTGTTTCCCGAAGTGAAGAAGCAAAAGCATTAGGCATCAAGATGGGGATGCCCGTCTTCCATGCTAAGGAGATTCTCGGGGACAAAGAACTTATTACCCTTTCTAGTAACTATACAGTCTACGGAGATATTTCTTCTCGTTTCCAAGAGGTTCTAGAAACTCTTTGTTCAGATGTAGAGGCTTACTCTATTGATGAATGCTTTCTTGAGCTAACACATATGGCAAAAGCTAAGAAGGATCTAAGATCCTTTGCTAAAGAAATTAAAATGCGTGTAGAGCAATGGTTAGGGCTTCCTGTATGCGTTGGTATTGGTTCTACAAAGACCTTAGCTAAAGTAGCTAATTACCTGGCTAAAGAAGATAAAAGTAAACAAGGCATATACCTTATAGGAGAAGATAAGGAAGCAGTATTGTCGAATGTTCCTGTTAATGAAATTTGGGGTATAGGACCGGCATACCAAAGCCTTCTCGGTACAATAGGGGTACGTAATGCTTGGGAGTTTAGCCAGCTTCGTAAGAACTGGATACGTAAGAATATGACTGTCGTTGGATTAAGAACTGCTTATGAACTTAATGGTTATGCTTGCTACGAAATTGACGATATGCCTCAAACAAAAAAGGAAATCGTTGTAGCTAGAGCTTTCGGAGAAAGGATCGATAATTTAAATTCATTAATTGAAGCTACCTGCACGTATCTAACTCGTGCTGTTGAGAAACTTTGGAAGGAGCAAAGATTCGCACGAACCCTAACAATCTATATTCGTACAGATCCTTTCAAAAAGGATGAAAGACAATATTCACAGTCAGTTAGAATACAAATTCCAGTTGCTACGAGAGATCTCTTTGAATTACAGAACTACTGTATACAGGCTCTTAAGCAAATCTATAGATCTGACTTTCTATATAAGAAATCTGGAGTTATGCTATCTGATTTAGTAACCGAGGACCAACTACAGAAGGATCTCTTCTATGGTGATTCAGATGACCGGGTAACTGAAACGGTAGTAGGTATAAACAATCAATACTATACAGGCAAAGTAAGGACTGCAATTACTGGGTTTGGAAAGAAGTCCTGGCGAATGAGGAGAGAAACTATTTCTCCTTTTGTTACTTCGAATTGGAAAGATATTCCTGTGGTCCAAGCTAATTGTTAA
- a CDS encoding LexA family protein, producing the protein MSEAQIYIEKSTVKIPLLNVTLAAGFPRPSDDYLRKRLDPKDLLESNPSTTFYMRISGNAWSEYGIHDGDHVVIDRSIPPSHGRIAVVTYAGNFTIRRIGKVGDRLFFLERDNYLNLVPVEPEGDVEIWGIISFGIHRF; encoded by the coding sequence ATGAGTGAAGCTCAGATTTATATAGAAAAATCCACTGTTAAGATTCCTTTGCTTAATGTTACCTTAGCTGCTGGATTTCCTAGACCTTCCGATGATTACCTTCGGAAAAGGCTAGATCCTAAGGATTTGTTGGAATCAAACCCTTCTACAACATTTTACATGCGTATCTCCGGAAATGCTTGGAGTGAGTATGGAATTCATGATGGAGATCACGTTGTAATTGATCGTTCTATTCCTCCAAGTCACGGACGTATTGCAGTGGTTACATATGCTGGCAACTTTACTATCCGGCGGATTGGTAAAGTTGGTGATAGGTTATTTTTTCTTGAAAGAGATAACTACTTAAACCTCGTTCCTGTAGAACCTGAAGGCGATGTAGAAATTTGGGGGATCATTTCTTTTGGAATACATCGATTCTAA
- a CDS encoding SOS response-associated peptidase, with protein MEPIYFTLLMCSRVAQSNRWSKAQPFLFVKPEKETKSRYNITLTDKADIILKPGIDYTVEDATFWLINEGSKSFKEAMQYSTFNAKSETIFELKSFKNKISTQRCILPVDAFYESTGTSGAKQPFAFRLKDGLPFGMAGVFSKWFNPDIGSEIFTFAIITTEANELVAKYHEKSRMPVILPPESYEHWLDEKLSHKDDIALFFQTYPAENMEVFPVSKQVISTKNRIYDENCLKEVYIEENSPELF; from the coding sequence TTGGAACCTATTTATTTTACTCTATTAATGTGTTCTCGTGTTGCTCAGTCTAATCGTTGGTCTAAAGCCCAACCCTTTCTCTTTGTCAAACCTGAAAAGGAAACAAAAAGCAGATACAATATTACTTTAACGGATAAAGCAGATATTATTCTTAAACCTGGAATTGACTATACCGTTGAAGATGCAACTTTTTGGCTTATAAATGAAGGGTCCAAAAGCTTTAAAGAAGCTATGCAGTATTCTACGTTTAATGCGAAAAGCGAAACTATCTTTGAACTGAAATCTTTTAAGAACAAAATAAGTACTCAACGATGTATATTGCCAGTTGATGCATTTTATGAATCAACTGGAACTAGCGGAGCTAAACAACCTTTTGCTTTTCGATTAAAGGATGGGCTACCTTTTGGAATGGCTGGTGTTTTTTCTAAATGGTTTAATCCCGATATCGGTAGTGAGATTTTCACCTTTGCAATAATTACAACCGAAGCTAATGAACTAGTAGCTAAGTATCATGAGAAGAGTCGGATGCCTGTGATCCTTCCACCAGAAAGTTACGAGCATTGGTTGGATGAGAAATTATCCCATAAGGATGACATAGCTTTGTTTTTTCAGACTTATCCTGCTGAGAATATGGAAGTTTTTCCTGTCTCAAAACAGGTTATAAGCACAAAGAATCGCATTTATGATGAGAATTGTCTCAAGGAAGTATATATAGAAGAAAATTCTCCAGAATTATTCTGA
- a CDS encoding reverse transcriptase domain-containing protein yields MVNEIRQRKLKKYTTSEKTKIAKTFRDQLKEIYDPEKCIKSLQNIIKSLLATQGYINLEISKFISPYMIGEALLLLNRKSSHGLDGIDIYHRMKRGIRVCKAISKRIRKGKYAHAPYKIIEFAKDLSDPSRTRKIGVFSTTEKVVQSLLKAILEPIYEPLFLPNSFAYRPGKSPYKALEYLSERLKSRDYRYCIKIDIKKYFDSIDHEPLLRILEEKVKSPEILSYVEAFLKSSKLEKNQFIENSRGTPQGSVLGPLLSNIYLHEILDKPVTVEFPEIQFVRFADDIVFFSTTKDEAFKLLRFVVGNLKKYNLGISDKIRKLLFDLDKDEIHFLGYTISKTDNGIKITPNEMRIIERCEKYLNIFYETISKYKDHSVIDLREYKQEDIPVTVRNVNIFFQIDRFKSAIQQYRNQITDESNILTNKLKDVLVELKQFLFSNITNRRRIWDVIHYYENRMYK; encoded by the coding sequence ATGGTTAATGAAATTAGACAGCGTAAGCTGAAGAAATATACAACAAGTGAAAAAACAAAGATAGCTAAGACTTTTAGAGATCAGTTAAAAGAAATATATGATCCTGAAAAATGTATAAAATCTCTTCAAAATATAATTAAGTCCCTGTTAGCTACACAGGGTTATATTAATCTAGAAATATCAAAATTTATATCCCCATATATGATCGGGGAAGCCCTTCTTCTATTAAATAGAAAGTCATCTCATGGACTCGACGGTATTGATATATACCACCGAATGAAGCGAGGAATTAGAGTTTGTAAGGCTATCTCTAAGCGTATCCGAAAGGGCAAATACGCCCATGCCCCATACAAAATTATTGAGTTCGCTAAAGACCTCTCAGATCCCTCCAGAACTCGTAAAATAGGGGTATTCTCAACTACTGAGAAGGTTGTTCAAAGCCTTCTAAAAGCCATTTTAGAACCTATTTACGAGCCTTTATTCCTTCCTAACAGTTTTGCCTATAGACCAGGAAAATCGCCCTACAAGGCTTTAGAATACCTCTCAGAGAGGCTAAAATCAAGGGACTACAGATACTGTATTAAAATCGATATCAAGAAATACTTCGACTCAATTGATCATGAACCCCTACTTAGGATCCTAGAAGAGAAAGTTAAAAGTCCAGAGATCCTAAGCTATGTAGAGGCATTTTTAAAGTCTTCTAAGCTAGAGAAAAATCAGTTTATAGAGAACTCTCGAGGGACTCCACAAGGATCTGTTTTAGGTCCTCTTCTCTCTAATATTTACTTACATGAAATATTGGATAAGCCAGTTACAGTAGAATTTCCAGAGATTCAGTTTGTAAGGTTTGCAGATGATATTGTTTTCTTTAGTACAACTAAGGACGAAGCATTTAAACTCCTAAGATTTGTAGTTGGTAACTTAAAAAAGTATAACTTAGGAATCTCTGATAAGATTAGGAAGTTATTATTTGATTTAGATAAAGATGAGATCCATTTCTTAGGCTACACAATTAGTAAAACAGATAATGGAATAAAGATTACTCCTAATGAAATGAGAATAATAGAAAGATGTGAAAAATATCTGAATATATTCTATGAAACAATCTCAAAATATAAAGATCACTCTGTAATAGATCTTAGAGAATATAAACAGGAAGATATTCCAGTAACAGTTCGGAATGTTAATATTTTCTTTCAAATAGATAGGTTTAAATCTGCTATTCAACAATACAGAAACCAAATAACAGATGAGTCTAACATACTAACTAATAAACTGAAGGATGTACTAGTAGAACTCAAACAGTTTCTATTTAGTAATATAACAAACAGACGAAGAATCTGGGATGTTATTCACTACTACGAAAATAGAATGTATAAGTAA